The DNA window CATGTGATGCCTGATTGAACCTGTGCGAGAAAATGCAGATAAGCTTTCCAACTAACTAATTATCATCTTTGTGacacagttttatttaattaaattttttttggctttagtgtgtgttttggtccagTTTTCCTCAGCTGTTATAATTATTGGTCTTTTAATATACATCCTACTATCATGAAATAagttttatttaatgaaaagttgacattttcagtatttttgtgcatttatacATTTCCTAATAGTTTCTGTATTGTTATTTGCATTTAATCTGATTTTGTCAGGTTGCCAAATATGATCCGTATTGGCAGCACACTACATATGTGATCATATATTTTTCAGATAAGTAAAGACTGCTTGATGGGACAAGCAGATGCTTCTGTGCGGtatgtaaaatgaaaaacagattttctcTGTATGTGACACCACAGTGGGTGAAAACTGGAATCACCAACCTTTGCCCTCACACGCACAGTCAAAGGTGACTGTCACCCAAGGATCTGCCTCTGAGTTATTTAGTAAGCATGTCCCAGAAATAAAAAGGCTCCTTCTACACCACATATCTCTGACCTTCAGTGAATTTTAGTCCTTGGTGGAGGTGAAAAGAGAATTTAACAGAGCTGGAGGGCCGATGATTTTATAAAACACGGCTATGACTCCCCGAGTCCCTGCCTGCATTTCACATCATGTCCAAACTCATCTCATCAAAAGGCAGACAATTACAGCAATTACCGCAGCTGCTCATCTGTTGGACTGCAGCGAAGTTGAGTTTTTCGCTAGAAAGCACATCTCAGGCAGACTCAGCTTCCCAGCGGAGCTGGCTGAGGAGCCAGACAACTCCATGAAAAGCTCGCCCTGCCATACAGAAGACTAAATATTtataacaaaactaaacttaaGGGCTGCAAAAATGATTCCAAAGACACTTGTCTTCTTATTTAAAACAGCACTGTAGTTCTTCTAGTAGTTACATTCCCATTATAAAATTACTATGAAGGACAAAGGAGTCGAGGTGTAGTAACACCACaaaatgaaaccacaaaatGTCAAGACGACTCTTTGCTTCGTATATTTTCCCACCATGGCTGTGGGAGCTGCGTGACACTGAAGGTGACTTGCAGTGAGCTGTATGAGTGAGTAAAGAGCTCTGACAGCTCCTACCCACTTTGTGAACCTACTGGCTCTTTTAAACAGATGTGATCCTGAAGCTAGAATCAGATCCATGCATTTCCACAGCCAAAGATGGTGGTACGGCACCACAACATTGCAGGCTGGAAGCTGCAAACAATGGAGTCGGGGGGGCTAAAGAAGGGACTGCTGTAAGACATTCGCTGATGATTCGGTGATGCAGCCCACATTTTTCCATGCCCTAATTTTCTTCCCATTGAAATTACCCCAAATTCTGCAACACAATCTTATGCAATATTTCGGTTTCAAACTGAAACGGTCATAAATGATGTGCACGAACAGTCGTCTTCACTTTAAACACTTACCGATGACCACAAGGACAAAGATGACGGTGGCCATGCCCGCACTAATGTAGAACATTATTCTGATATGATATGCCAGCTCGTCCATGTCGTCCACATTAGGCACGAGGATGGGTGGAACCAGGAACCCAATGGCAATACCCAACTGTAAGTGAGAGacacataattaaaaaatgacCCTACAAACTGAGGTGacgcctgcacacacacacacacacacacacacacacacacacacacacacacacacacacacacacacacacacacacacacacacacacaaattaaaaacagctaCACCGGGGAGCACATCACTGAAAACATGAAGaaccagaaaagaaaagatgagtCAAGGCTTCGAGGAAAGGTAAAATTTGCACTTTTGTATGCTGCCCTgcaaaatgaataaagaaaaaaaatcatttgactGACTGCTGAAATCAGTGTGAGTGATGGTATACCTCTTAttgcaaaaacattaaatatatgcTTATTTACCGTATGTAGCAAAATAGAGAGGGGGTGTTAAAGGAATAGCTTGACATGACTGTAGTGTTATTTTTACCAGACAGATACAAGAATTTCCAAAGGTAACACAATCAATAAGTCATCTTTCCTGGGTAAACCACCTGGCATATGAATATTATATGTCACTAAATTAAAACCCCAACACCCCAGACAACCTCAGTGAAAGGCAATAATTCTAATGGATCTTGGATAAATGGGAAGggaggtggggtgggttggtaCTACTAAATGTTCCAAATTTGAATACCACAGCAGCAGTGCCAACATCCTCGGCTTCCTACAGTCACAAGAACATTCCAGAGGGGACACCGGCCGCGGTCCCTCCACTCCCGGGGAAAGGTGAGAGAAGGAAAGGTGACAAGACATGTTCCTGATTGTGAGGAACAAACCTGTGACATGTATGAAGAGTGGAAACAGAAATATGTATGACCCCTTCAGTCCTCTAAGAATATTGTAGCCACTGTGCTAGCGAAAGCTCTATAAGATATTCACCACAGATAGTCATCTTTGCTCAGTCACAGTCACACATTCGAAACAAACAAAGGCCATTGTATACTtttttgtgcaatattttaataacctcatcaaaaatatgcaaaacagGCTAATTATTCAATGGCTCCAAATGACGGTGGCCTCGCTTTCTTCTGTTTGATCGGCAATTCATAACAGGCTTTCATGGAAATCTTATCTAATTTTTGCTAATGTGAACTATTTCTAAATGTCCAAGGTATTATGTAAACTACTTCAGCCGGAAAACTTGGAGGCATCAAGTTTTAGGGACCGCAGCCAAAATAATTAAGCCGTGGTGAGCATGTAAACATCAACCGCAGCGCGTCCTTTTCATCTTCATCGGTAGGGAGTGGGTCTAAAGCACAAAACAAGAACATTCATGGTAAGCACCGGTATTTGGTGTTTGGTCTAATGAAGGTGGGAGAGGACACAGTTTAGCTTTGGAGGTTAAAGAGCACTGCAGTGTGCTCAGAGCGGTCAATAAGATGAGAAAAGTGTTAGAGATTGTGGAGAGATCAGAAAGCACTGATGTGTGCTCTGTTCACTAACTCTTTACTTGATGTTTTTTCTAAGGAATAAACTGAATTATAAAGCCACATTCGTCCTTTAGAAATTACTTCAGACTGCATCAAACTGTCACTCTATCACATTTATTCTCTACGTTTTGATGAATTGGTGCATGTTTCCCATTACCTTAATTTTCCAGATAATCTTATCTGTTTAATGCAATTCTCAGGATTTTTAAGAGATAAAGCAACACACACCCTCCCCAGCAGGCCTGACTATCTCGCCATGAACACAGCATTCTTAGTGTAATTTCACTGTACAGTTAATTTACCCAAGCTGAGGAACCTTGCTCAGAAGCAGACAGCTCAAGCTGAGGAAgtcacctggtattcccagcaATTTTCCCCTGGCTAGAAAGAACaaaccacacaaacatacagacaTAAAGAAAATCACTTTGACCACGTAAAGAATACCTGTATCccttttttcaagtttttttttttttttttggaaaaagccATACACTCTGGCCTATCCACTTTTCTGCCTCTAACTTCCACAGTTTGTAAATTTCTATGACACAACTGTTCCCTGTGTGGAGAAATTTGAACAGTCCAGTGAAAGTCTCGATTTAAGAtttatgaatatatattttGATAATAGTAATCCAAGGTATGTTTAAGCAGTAAGAGTAAGCAGAAGCATTTGGAGAGCAAGTTTAATGCGAACTATGCCCTTCTACGTACTTCCTATATACTGCATGCACAGCATGTGAGGTACTTTAACAGAACTGAAACTAACAAATGTAAGCATGTATTGCATACTGGATTAATCACTTCTCTAAGATCCTTTACCCTGAAAGGAATACCTGCCCAAAGAGGGTGACTGGCTTTGTTAAAGAAGATTGGAAACAAGAATGTGCAAGAGCAGAGACAGTCACACATCAAGAGGGCTTCACATAACATGAGCCTACCTTTTTTTATACTGCAAACAGGATTAAGATGACAGAGCTCTCATTCACTCTCTCACATCAGCAAACATCTTTTAACATGAAAAGTACATAACACCATTCACACCCAGCaggtaaacaaagacacacctGGTTTCCCAGAACACCAATGGAGCAGGCGGTGGACACCTCCTGCTGCCCGAACCACAGGGACGCAAGTCTGGAAGGGATGCCCAGGATATAAACCGTGGCCACCGAACACACGGACTGTCCAAAGAAGGTCATAGCAAACATGTTGGGGTTCGCCGTGCCCGTCTTGATCCAGGCCCCGATGCAGTTGAAGGCGGACCCCACCACCACAACATCTCTCATGCCCCGATTGTCTAGGAGCCACATGACAGGCAGGATGAAAGGGATGTAGGTGAGGAAATAGATCATGGAGAGCCAGTCGATGGCCAGGGTGTCGATGTTGTAGAAGCGCATGAAGATGTTGCTGATGATGCTGTACTGCAGCCACATGAAGGCGTTGCTCATGGAGTAGGCGCTGAAGATGAAGAGCATCACCCACCGTCGTTTGTACAACCTGGTCTCCATAAGCGGAAAGAGCTGTGCAGTGTCCACGGCTGATGGCTCCTCCAAGGTATCATCACTGTCTCCCGGAGGCAGGTGGTATGTGTATTCTCGCAAGCTGCTTCTCTCTTTCCTTGTTGGAGTCCAATCATTGCCGGTGGCCTTGTCGAGGTTGTCTGTCCACTCGTGAGAGAGTTCATCCCGAGAACTCATGTTGTCCCATGAACTCATGTCCCAATGAATCTCTTCCCTCTTCCTTCAGGCTTCTGTAGCACTCAACAGCTGAATGGGAAAGCAAACATTTCTTCTTGTGTGTGCACTCTCTTAACACTGTGCCAGCTTACCTGACTAATCTCTCCCACCCAGCAGGCATTTCCTAATAACCATGCTCGCCTGCTGAGCCTAAACTGGAGATTACTACCTATTACTGCTGGCTGATTTACCAGAGGTGAACAACTGCATACCTGGCAGCAAGTGTTGGTGCTCAGCTACCTgctctgttttacttttttatttaaaactccTCCTTCCAGGTGAGATCACATAGAAGTATAGCACGATGAGTGAAAGACGAACTAGAAGAGCAACTTGATTTTATTGCTAAGGACAGGCACAtgacactcacacatacataaaTGTGCACAGAAGAGGTGAAGTTCATCGAGGGGAACGCTGAATGAGCAGGTAAGCTACGTGGGTAACAACTTGGTTAAATATGTGAAAGCTCTAAATAagtagaaaaatacatttattatggCATTCCAGGAaaatatggaaataaaaatgtaagaatTTAGAGCATATTCTTGGTCTGACCCAATATACCATGTATTGCAAGACTATAAAACAAGTTCTACCCTTTTCATAACATCATAGTCACTATGCTGTGATGGGAAAGTGTCCCTCAGCACTCAAACATGAATACACTGTTTGTAGACCAATTATTAAGGTTGAGTGTTTCTGATTCCTAAATTGGATTTACCAATGCCCACTCATTTTATATTATGTCATCTGTCTCTGGCATTACAATACTGGCAGACCTGAAGCTGGTCAGTtaacacagtgcagtcagaagGGATTAGCACAGTAACACATTTATGTTGTGTTATGTCACATGCCAGTGCACTGCTGGTATGAGATTCCATTTTAAGTTGAAGATCTTTACATACACATCTGATGATCAGTGTAGGAGATGTAGGCCTGGCAAACTtgagtggtggaaacaagcttccaaaCTTAAATGCTCGTCTTGTAAtgagagaaaattaaaattgtGACTTATTTTAGATTCAACAGGGGTTTCGCTGGCAAAATGTGATTTTACAAATTTACAAATACTTCCTTACAGTACTCAAGTGAGGTcccaaaaatagctggtagaaatgtcctacaaagagctacttttactttcttactctgagGACATTTCAGAGCTTGTGCTTTTCTACTTTTGAGTAAAGAAGCTGAATCAGTACTTGAAATTTTTCCGGAGTATTTGAGAATAAAGAATATACTTTTGCCGCCTCTGGTAGTTATCACAAATGCATGGCAAAGTAACACTGATGACACAAAAAGGCCTCCAATGCTTGCAATAAGCCATCAAATCTATACAAGAGCTATATAAGACTActgctctttgtctttgttaaTAATAGAAATCCAATCATCATACTGAAGGATGCAGTGTACTGATGAGTAGCCTTATCTAGCTTTTGTTACTGTGGCTGTGTCTTTAGACATGATGGAAATTTCAGATGGCAGTCTGTAATGCCGCTGCCGTTACTGTGCGAGAAAATGATCCTccgccaaaaagtgatttcctgtATTTGCCACAAAATTATTGCCTTTATTTAAACCattgtaaatgactttttggcCCATAATCTGTGAATAATCTCTCAAATATATCTCTCAAAAATAATATTAAGTAATTTTGAGTCAGAAACAACCTTCCTGTCACagggtagaagctgcaatcagtttgtgGCAAAGTGACTCTTACATATCCTTTATTTATAAGGGTAAAACCTgccactgacattaaaaatgtattttaaagagAGATCTGGTCAAGAGgacagcagaaattgcaacaaatatagcAACACAGTTctttaaagatatttgaagtggccaaaaaggactggactggtgATAACGTAGGTACAATAACGCAGACACTCGAATAACagattatttcttcattttatatagaaGTCCTttataaatcctgttgactacagtatataagcaaagataatacacattaaaaacgtgtagaaacatcagaaatcactttttggcaggtgatcactttttggcacagcaCATTCTCCAGGCTCCAGCTACACTGCCTCTGTGTGAAATCCATGGAAGGAGCGAACTACAACCCCAGCAACTCAGCCCAGCTCCTTTAAGAAAACCCTGTCACGTGAATGTTAAATCACACACGATGTTTGTGTGAAAGGAGAAACAGAAGTTGCTGAACCACCAGGGCTGCTTTGTTGGCAGTGTCTAAGACTTATTTCTATACGCTCGGAGCAATAAAACGCTTAAACACTGCTGATATGCCGATCATAAAACAGCATTTGGACTATATACGGATCACGATCACGCTCTGCTTCCTGAATGACTGAGATATCAGAGATATCAGATATCAGCTGTGGGGCTATTAATGTACAAAACTATGAACTCTGGTAATTTAAGGTACGAATTACACgttaaaatgtcaataaaataattaaaaacagaacagtGAGTGTACTGTACCTGGGGCAGGACGGGGTCAATACACTCTGCCAGCCCACGATGGCGACAGCGGACACGTCATTTCCCATTTGAATGCCCAAACCagccctctctccctctccacaACATGAAAAAGTTGGCGTTTTTGTTCGTGGACAGGGTtatctcgtttttttttttttcgtgacAAGCAGAATAACTTTGTAACTAATGAATTTCTGTGGGAGATATATGATTGCGTATTTTACCCAACTAAGAAAACAGCCAGGTGTTAACCGCTGGAAAACGGTGATGTTTCTCTAAACTTAACCAAGTAGTTTTTGTATCCTAAACCTAACCCAGCACTTTAAACTCCTAAACTTAATCAAGTAATGTATTTTTACTCAATGagacattaaaaatgaacacaaatgcGCTCTTTTTACTAGCCACCAGGGGGTATTACCTGTGGTTGCTAAAAGACTTCCTGTTTGCAggagtctatgggaaaatgggCCTCTGATTTAATCTCTGTTAACACTTTGCTGATGATTATATCAGCTCAGCTGCTCATTTCAGGTcgtactgaataaaacattgaGTTCATTTTGCAAATGTTTTAGTCGAACTATGTTTCCAAAAAGGAGAATATgctcacattatttttttacttttacgtgtcaacaaaattaaacatttacacTTGTAACCAGGCTATGTTTTAGCTGCTCTACCGCCTTCAAGTTGAATCTTCTACTTCATATTGTTATGGGTCAGCTACATCTCCTAAGCAATGTTTATGGAGGCAGGAGATCTGTccacaattaaaaatatttataactCTGACTTTCTGGTTGATTTTCAAATGGTTTggtttgatatttattttctgttagaATTTTCTGATTTCCCATGGTGCCCCCTACAAGTGGCTCCTCTAAGATATTCTTTTATtgaaagtatttgcttgtctgccttcagacacatatgaacttgagtgacatcccattcttaatccataggatttaatgtgatgtcagcccaccctttgcagctataacagcttcaactcttctgggaaggctttccacaaggtttaggagtgtttatgggaattttgaacattcttccagaagcacactgatgttggatgagaaggcctggctcgcagtctccactctaattcatcccaaaggtgttctgtcgggttgaggtcaggactctgtgcaggccagtcaagttcttccacaccaaacatgctcatccatgtctttatggacctgctttgtgcactggtgcgcagtcacaGGAAGGgcccatccccaaactgttcccacaaagttgggagcataaaaTAGTTGCTGTCATTCACAGTTGCCTCcgctttgttataataccactaacagttgactgtggaatatttcgTAGCAAAGAAATTccagacttgttgcacaggtggcatcctagcacggtaccacactggaattcactgagctcctgagagcgactcattctttcacaaatgtttgtagaagcagtctgcatgccgaggtgcttggtttatacacctgtggacatggaagtgactggaacacctgaattcagtcaTTTGGATCACTGAGTGAATACTGCTGGCAATATAGTATATAATTTGTGAGGCTTATATAGTAGCTGTAGGATATGTTTAATTTGTGACCTCATAGATGAAGTCACATTCCTCTGATTTTAAACCTCTACATTTATAGCCTAACTGCACTAGTgaataatacatttttgtgtCTTAGGTTTTATGAAAAATAACCATAATAAATGTGTAggtctatataaaaaaattgagatacatgtcagactctacaggcaTCAGTTGGCATGCTAAAATGTAAacttcatgacagtacaattacaGAAAGACTGAACaggtatggcttgtttggaagggttgccaggagaaagcctcttctctctaaaaagaatatggcagcacagcttaagtCCAGAAAGTTGCATccgaacaaaccacaagacctctggaacaatgtcctttttGGACAAACAAGACCAAATTGGACATATCTGGCCATGATGCAcagtgaaaatcaaacacagtacatcagcacacacacacctcataccagctgtcaagcatggcgGTGGAAGGGTGATGAATTGGgcttattttgcagccacaggacctggacaccttAAAACCACTGAGCCAACCATGaactctgtatgccaaagtattccaGAGTTAAACGTGAGACCATCTGTCTAACAgaaagcttggccaaaattgaGTCAAGCAGCgggacaatgaccccaagcacacaacagaacagctgaaaaagaaaagaatcactgTTGCAATGGcacagtcaaagtccagaccacAGCCttattgaaatgctgtggcaggaccttgaGAGAGCTCTGCATAAATGATTGTCAGCAAATCTCAATGAACTAAAGCAATGCTCTAaagcaggggtggccaactccaggcctcgagagccggtgtcctgcaggttttagatgtgtccctgatccaacacacctgaatcacatatagaagtcattagcaagactctggagaacttcactgcatactgaggaggttattcagccatttgattcaggtgtgttggatcagggacacatctaaaacctgcaggacaccggctctcgaggcctggaattggCCACCCCTGCTCTAAAGAGTGAGCCaaaactcctccacagtgatgtgagagactgataaagatGATTACTTGCAGCTAAACGTGGTTCTACTAGCTATTGAACCATGGGATGTACTTAATTTTTTGACAAGACTGCATCTAGTCCTGCaaaatttctttttcacagg is part of the Archocentrus centrarchus isolate MPI-CPG fArcCen1 chromosome 22, fArcCen1, whole genome shotgun sequence genome and encodes:
- the flvcr2a gene encoding choline/ethanolamine transporter flvcr2a isoform X1; its protein translation is MSSWDNMSSRDELSHEWTDNLDKATGNDWTPTRKERSSLREYTYHLPPGDSDDTLEEPSAVDTAQLFPLMETRLYKRRWVMLFIFSAYSMSNAFMWLQYSIISNIFMRFYNIDTLAIDWLSMIYFLTYIPFILPVMWLLDNRGMRDVVVVGSAFNCIGAWIKTGTANPNMFAMTFFGQSVCSVATVYILGIPSRLASLWFGQQEVSTACSIGVLGNQLGIAIGFLVPPILVPNVDDMDELAYHIRIMFYISAGMATVIFVLVVIVFQEKPEIPPTQAQAQARNMQPDEYSYTASILRLLRNKPFMLLVVSYGLNVGCFYAISTLLNRMIIDHYPGEEVNAGRIGLTIVIAGMAGSLICGIWLDKTKTYKQTTLAVYILSLTGMLVYAFTLNLGHLWVVFVTAGVLGFFMTGYLPLGFEYAVELTYPESEGTSSGLLNCSAQIFGIIFTISQGKIIDKWGTLAGNMFLCIFLLIGTIMTGIIKSDLRRQKANQQAEVQTVSPADSLSSMQDYGATSCGSHWQQQP
- the flvcr2a gene encoding choline/ethanolamine transporter flvcr2a isoform X2, translating into MSSWDNMSSRDELSHEWTDNLDKATGNDWTPTRKERSSLREYTYHLPPGDSDDTLEEPSAVDTAQLFPLMETRLYKRRWVMLFIFSAYSMSNAFMWLQYSIISNIFMRFYNIDTLAIDWLSMIYFLTYIPFILPVMWLLDNRGMRDVVVVGSAFNCIGAWIKTGTANPNMFAMTFFGQSVCSVATVYILGIPSRLASLWFGQQEVSTACSIGVLGNQLGIAIGFLVPPILVPNVDDMDELAYHIRIMFYISAGMATVIFVLVVIVFQEKPEIPPTQAQAQARNMQPDEYSYTASILRLLRNKPFMLLVVSYGLNVGCFYAISTLLNRMIIDHYPGEEVNAGRIGLTIVIAGMAGSLICGIWLDKTKTYKQTTLAVYILSLTGMLVYAFTLNLGHLWVVFVTAGVLGFFMTGYLPLGFEYAVELTYPESEGTSSGLLNCSAQIFGIIFTISQGKIIDKWGTLAGNMFLCIFLLIGTIMTGIIKSDLRRQKANQQAEVQTVSKITADLERGSSPPEILKEGKL